A window of Lytechinus variegatus isolate NC3 chromosome 15, Lvar_3.0, whole genome shotgun sequence contains these coding sequences:
- the LOC121429102 gene encoding cilia- and flagella-associated protein 77-like: MSAPSTAPFDNPLLKKSQLGRPLQRGYSLPADANFTYGRPNLSKDNGASEALSGWSPSGPLMPISNTERKPERDFIALNKACIGAGLVTASDQFQYRATHDVRRRISDEEKSKSKVKRIPASMTFGISTRPSTPVFDLLEHKYQDRWLQERRKSELAKRERHQQKQNMNRGIYETRASLLRKHCPPVEDPPLWQMSRFSRQLPHLETFRSPNARQEAFAHHATDCTARTGVFGHGIYESAKS, from the exons TCTCAACTTGGAAGGCCTTTACAACGAGGATACAGCCTTCCAGCTGATGCCAACTTCACATATGGACGTCCCAACCTGAGCAAAGATAATGGAGCCTCCGAAGCCCTATCAGGATGGTCTCCTAGTGGTCCTTTGATGCCCATCAGCAACACAGAACGTAAACCAGAAAGAGACTTTATCGCTCTCAACAAAGCATGTATAGGTGCTGGGTTGGTGACGGCTAGCGATCAGTTTCAGTACAGAGCAACACATGATGTAAGGCGTAGGATATCGGATGAAGAGAAGAGCAAGTCCAAAGTTAAGAGGATACCAGCATCCATGACCTTTGGAATCTCAACCAG gcCATCCACTCCAGTATTTGATTTATTGGAACACAAATATCAAGATAGATGGTTGCAGGAAAGGAGAAAGTCTGAATTAGCAAAGAGAGAAAGACATCAACAAAAG caaaacatgaacagaggaATCTATGAGACGCGTGCCTCCCTCCTCAGGAAACATTGCCCCCCTGTTGAAGACCCACCTCTCTGGCAGATGTCTAGATTCTCTCGTCAGCTACCCCACCTTGAGACATTCCGCTCACCGAATGCCCGCCAGGAAGCATTTGCCCATCATGCCACCGACTGTACAGCTCGCACTGGAGTGTTTGGACATGGAATATATGAAAGTGCTAAAAGCTAA
- the LOC121429101 gene encoding mediator of RNA polymerase II transcription subunit 27-like, with amino-acid sequence MANPIVENANYLNRAILTTQKLRISVSKTFNHMKDGIKVSKDEHGAPKSFASQLQEDLFLINESFVELEKLTNAVRRQREAETIGNTGSLSMDPITDKTPLYPKALETYKWATRLREHSTFAHTFLNSSSIKRSSGSGGSPAKRRKTAPTNLNISTQAVDNLVMNVNRQFHEVKITKIQLNPTVLQVYVSRTLQAIIVLRGLLIERVLIRAHNENTLNDDGTLDLWTPSKYEVFQKITEHATAASLRYYLPTMQDLSFRSFMHWLNSFSKLFSTPCRLCGKYIKDNLPPTWRCFRTVEPYHECCRP; translated from the exons ATGGCGAATCCAATCGTAGAGAACGCGAACTATCTCAATCGGGCCATTTTAACGACTCAAAAATTGAGAATTAGCGTATCTAAAACATTCAATCACATGAAAGATGGCATTAAGGTGTCGAAAGATGAGCATGGAGCCCCAAAGTCATTTGCTTCGCAACTCCAAGAGGATCTTTTCCTCATAAACGAAAGCTTTGT AGAGTTGGAGAAGCTGACAAATGCTGTGAGAAGACAGAGAGAGGCGGAGACTATTGGGAACACAGGATCACTCAGTATGGATCCAATCACAGACAAGACCCCTCTCTATCCAAAGGCTCTAGAGACCTACAAATGGGCAACAAGG CTTAGGGAGCATTCCACCTTCGCCCATACATTCCTCAATAGCAGTTCTATCAAGAGATCCTCAGGGAGCGGAGGAAGTCCAGCTAAGAGAAGGAAAACAGCCCCTACCAATCTAAATATATCGACACA AGCTGTAGACAATCTTGTCATGAATGTAAACCGTCAATTCCATGAGGTGAAAATCACCAAAATACAACTCAACCCAACAGTATTGCAG GTCTATGTAAGCAGAACATTACAAGCCATTATTGTCCTTCGAGGTCTGCTCATAGAAAGGGTACTGATCAGAGCTCACAATGAAAATACTCTCAATGATGATGGGACG CTGGATTTGTGGACACCATCAAAATATGAAGTTTTCCAGAAG ATAACTGAGCATGCGACAGCTGCTTCTTTACGATATTATCTACCCACAATGCAAGATCTCTCGTTCAGATCTTTCATG catTGGTTGAACAGTTTCTCTAAGCTATTCTCCACACCATGTAGACTATGTGGAAAGTATATCAAGGACAACCTACCTCCTACCTGGCGATGTTTCCGTACTGTGGAACCCTACCATGAATGCTGTCGTCCATGA
- the LOC121429103 gene encoding influenza virus NS1A-binding protein homolog, with translation MNKDMNSSGDDDLLQMKKKFSEMPLQYGEDQWPASVLACMNEMRKQHQFHDLVLLTDEHEIPAHGAVLACMSPFFSEVVNREEKRRSGVLKTTVDGVSAATIEALVNFAYTGKIEVCSELVSEVYHVAKEWKVPRLKKACATHMLDNMNTRNCLEIRSLATTEGDEELISIVDQFIKGNVDEITSTSDFCQLPFMKLEVISNKTSISLSDRQIFEAAVEWVRRTMKGGIELSELISEPQTLLLSGNNLLKNITEVDELSSEVMDTYDIDVSKVGVYTPDKKSGRVGHQNGSGNGHSNNGSTTPRKLIMTPGDAPKQSKVAHKKWKVIASTSMADEHYVALTVLDNQLATLVLYEKRIKPKHKHRPSRSFSIEKDALHPTLSSMNLPRCAVGIAEFKGRLIVAGGYNQGKFHSTVEAFDPTTNKWEFLSRMYGPRGRFQLCPVNGVLLAIGGSDGNCELKSCESFDTLTKWVRAPDMPGARTCFGATVVDNMVYVIGGASGSQGTKDCLRYDPSSSTWSSIAPLNEGRAQVGVCSARGHIYAIGGSDAWNCYNSVEVYHPDEDQWKYLSPMKTCRRGAGTCTLEGKVYAVGGSDGQTVLDTVECYDPEREEWAPVASMATPRVNVGVGVIDGKIYAVGGFSGKEFLNSVELYDPMQNRWYQIARHLRAPVTASPPLSPVMSSPHNGAAKAIVPQEHSNGNGATSTTNGKSSSTNGKSAADNIETLTLPVA, from the exons ATGAATAAAGATATGAACTCATCAGGAG ATGACGACCTCCTTCAGATGAAGAAGAAGTTCTCTGAGATGCCACTACAGTACGGGGAAGACCAGTGGCCGGCATCGGTCCTGGCCTGCATGAATGAGATGCGCAAGCAGCATCAGTTCCATGATCTGGTGCTACTGACGGACGAACATGAGATCCCCGCCCACGGCGCCGTCTTGGCCTGCATGAGCCCATTCTTCAGTGAAGTCGTCAACCGGGAGGAGAAGCGACGGAGTGGAGTACTCAAGACAACAGTCGATGGGGTGTCAGCGGCTACCATCGAAGCCCTTGTCAACTTTGCCTACACTGGAAA gaTTGAAGTCTGTTCTGAGCTTGTCAGTGAAGTCTATCATGTTGCCAAAGAATGGAAAGTTCCTCGTCTGAAGAAAGCCTGTGCTACTCACATGCTTGACAATATGAACACCAGGAATTGTCTTG AAATCCGTTCCTTGGCAACGACTGAGGGTGATGAAGAGTTGATTTCCATCGTTGATCAGTTCATCAAaggaaatgttgatgaaatcacCAGCACTTCTGACTTTTGTCAACTTCCATTCATGAAG ttgGAGGTAATCTCTAACAAAACCTCCATCTCGCTGAGTGATCGTCAGATCTTTGAGGCTGCCGTAGAATGGGTCAGAAGAACAATGAAAGGAGGAATAGAGCTTTCAGAACTCATCAGTGAA CCTCAGACTCTCCTCCTCTCTGGCAACAACCTCCTCAAGAACATCACAGAGGTCGATGAACTCTCCTCGGAGGTCATGGACACCTATGACATCGACGTGTCAAAGGTCGGAGTATATACACCTGATAAGAAGAGCGGAAGGGTGGGGCACCAGAACGGGAGCGGCAACGGTCACAGTAATAATGGAAGCACCACGCCTAGGAAGCTTATCATGACCCCTGGGGACGCTCCTAAACAATCCAAGGTGGCCCACAAGAAGTGGAAAGTTATTGCTTCAACTTCCATGGCAG ATGAGCACTATGTTGCCCTGACTGTTCTTGACAATCAGCTCGCCACCCTGGTGCTCTACGAGAAGCGCATCAAACCAAAGCACAAACACCGTCCATCCCGATCTTTCTCTATCGAGAAGGATGCCCTTCATCCAACCCTGTCTTCGATGAACCTACCTCGCTGTGCTGTTGGCATTGCAGAGTTTAAGGGAAGGCTCATCGTTGCAG GTGGCTACAACCAGGGCAAGTTTCACAGTACAGTGGAAGCCTTTGACCCTACTACCAACAAATGGGAGTTCTTGAGTCGTATGTACGGACCAAGAGGGCGCTTTCAGCTCTGTCCAGTCAACGGTGTCCTGCTTGCCATTGGTGGCTCTGATGGTAACTGTGAACTGAAGTCTTGTGAAAGCTTTGATACCTTGACAAAGTGGGTTAGAGCTCCAGATATGCCTGGTGCAAGAACGTGTTTTG GTGCAACTGTGGTGGATAATATGGTGTATGTGATTGGTGGTGCTAGCGGTAGCCAGGGTACAAAGGATTGCTTGAGATACGACCCATCCAGCTCAACATGGTCATCCATAGCCCCTCTCAATGAAG GTCGTGCTCAGGTTGGAGTTTGTTCTGCTAGAGGACATATCTATGCCATTGGTGGATCAGATGCCTGGAATTGCTACAATTCTGTAGAGGTTTACCATCCTGATGAAGACCAATGGAAGTATCTATCACCCATGAAGACCTGCAGGAGGGGTGCTGGCACTTGTACTCTGGAAG gtAAAGTTTATGCAGTTGGAGGTAGTGATGGTCAAACAGTGCTGGACACTGTAGAATGCTATGACCCTGAGAGGGAAGAATGGGCCCCCGTAGCCAGTATGGCCACGCCCCGTGTCAACGTTGGTGTTGGTGTCATCGACGGCAAGATCTACGCTGTGGGAGGTTTCAGTGGCAAGGAATTCCTGAACAGCGTGGAATTGTATGATCCCATGCAGAATCGTTGGTATCAGATTGCGAGGCATCTCAGAGCCCCAGTAACGGCCTCTCCACCTCTTTCTCCTGTCATGTCATCCCCTCATAACGGAGCTGCTAAGGCTATTGTACCCCAGGAGCACAGTAACGGCAATGGTGCCACCAGCACCACCAACGGCAAGAGTTCTTCTACCAATGGCAAGAGTGCCGCTGACAACATTGAAACCTTGACCTTGCCCGTTGCATAG